In Chitinophaga varians, the following are encoded in one genomic region:
- a CDS encoding class I lanthipeptide, which produces MKKKTVIGKKMSFNKTTVAQLNAQQQEQLAGGIPTTTATYSKICQETRYASCNTFPYTQEQCVYC; this is translated from the coding sequence ATGAAGAAGAAAACAGTTATCGGAAAAAAAATGTCTTTTAACAAGACAACTGTCGCTCAATTGAACGCACAACAGCAGGAACAGCTCGCGGGTGGCATACCAACCACCACGGCCACTTACTCCAAGATCTGCCAGGAAACCCGTTACGCAAGCTGTAACACCTTCCCGTATACACAGGAACAGTGTGTGTACTGCTAA
- a CDS encoding class I lanthipeptide, translating to MKKKKATIERKLLLNKETIAALNADQQKKIAGGAMYITRPIECESYVETCVTVHVQTGPCEIC from the coding sequence ATGAAAAAGAAAAAAGCAACTATTGAGCGCAAACTGTTGCTCAATAAAGAAACTATTGCTGCGCTGAATGCAGACCAGCAAAAGAAAATCGCCGGTGGCGCGATGTATATTACCCGGCCTATTGAATGTGAATCGTACGTGGAAACCTGTGTCACCGTGCATGTTCAAACCGGTCCCTGCGAAATCTGTTAA
- a CDS encoding class I lanthipeptide → MKKKKISINRKLMLGKSPVASLNNLQQEMVAGGMAATLIINCPSRVETCATAPSPTRPCQFCQTDTTI, encoded by the coding sequence ATGAAAAAGAAAAAAATCTCCATCAACAGAAAACTGATGCTGGGCAAATCTCCCGTTGCATCCCTGAACAATCTTCAGCAGGAAATGGTTGCCGGTGGCATGGCTGCTACCCTGATTATTAATTGTCCTTCCCGTGTGGAAACCTGTGCTACCGCGCCAAGTCCCACCCGGCCCTGCCAATTTTGTCAAACAGATACCACTATCTAA
- a CDS encoding class I lanthipeptide, which yields MKKKKISIDRKLMLGKSPIASLTGNQQEMIVGGIPVTRIINCTSRAESCATAPSPTRPCQLCP from the coding sequence ATGAAAAAGAAAAAAATCTCCATCGACAGGAAGTTGATGCTGGGCAAGTCTCCCATTGCGTCCCTGACTGGCAATCAACAGGAAATGATTGTTGGCGGTATACCGGTGACAAGAATTATCAACTGCACTTCCCGTGCGGAATCATGCGCCACCGCGCCAAGTCCTACCCGTCCATGTCAATTATGTCCTTAA
- a CDS encoding class I lanthipeptide, protein MKKKKLSAEKKLYFGKSAVAVLSGAEAGKLAGGIPPVTTDRKCFTYLETCMTYPYTVPECIAC, encoded by the coding sequence ATGAAAAAGAAAAAACTAAGTGCCGAAAAGAAACTGTATTTCGGTAAATCTGCCGTGGCCGTGCTGTCCGGTGCTGAAGCAGGAAAGCTGGCCGGTGGCATCCCTCCGGTAACTACAGACAGGAAATGTTTTACATACCTGGAAACCTGTATGACGTATCCTTATACAGTACCTGAATGTATCGCCTGCTAA
- a CDS encoding class I lanthipeptide, which yields MKKKKAAIDKKMTLGKSFIASLNDSQQAIVAGGMGVKLLATRNCPTWDTSPAPTRPCILCTTTAI from the coding sequence ATGAAAAAGAAAAAAGCTGCCATTGACAAAAAAATGACGCTCGGTAAGTCTTTTATCGCTTCGCTGAATGATAGTCAGCAGGCGATAGTTGCCGGCGGCATGGGAGTAAAGCTGCTGGCTACCCGCAACTGCCCAACATGGGATACCTCACCGGCACCTACCCGCCCTTGCATCCTCTGTACTACCACCGCCATCTAA
- a CDS encoding class I lanthipeptide, with product MKKKNINIGKKLSFNKETIAALNSSQQQLIAGGATFFTCNANCESNMETCATIQRPGGPCELCPPIQ from the coding sequence ATGAAAAAGAAAAACATTAACATCGGAAAGAAACTTTCCTTTAATAAGGAAACAATTGCCGCGCTGAACAGCAGCCAGCAGCAACTGATCGCGGGTGGCGCCACTTTCTTCACCTGTAACGCCAATTGCGAATCCAACATGGAAACCTGCGCCACTATTCAGCGTCCGGGTGGTCCGTGCGAATTATGCCCACCTATACAATAG
- a CDS encoding class I lanthipeptide, which translates to MKKKNTAIRKKLSFNKDTIATLNATQLQVLAGGSKTVTKLITCTSNGVTCVTTANTGVCDNCA; encoded by the coding sequence ATGAAAAAGAAAAACACAGCCATCAGAAAAAAACTCTCCTTTAACAAGGACACTATCGCAACCCTGAACGCTACACAGTTGCAGGTATTGGCGGGCGGTTCCAAAACCGTTACCAAACTCATTACCTGTACTTCCAACGGTGTTACCTGTGTAACGACAGCCAATACAGGCGTATGCGATAACTGCGCCTGA
- a CDS encoding class I lanthipeptide produces MKKKNIVIGKKLSFNKETIAALNMEQQQLIAGGAATTICPTRPAICNTGLDKTCPTIPDTGHQCVRCM; encoded by the coding sequence ATGAAAAAGAAAAACATTGTAATTGGAAAAAAACTCTCTTTCAACAAAGAGACTATTGCTGCGCTGAACATGGAACAGCAACAGCTAATCGCCGGCGGGGCAGCAACCACCATTTGCCCGACCAGGCCGGCCATCTGCAACACCGGACTGGACAAAACCTGTCCCACGATTCCTGATACCGGTCATCAATGCGTACGCTGCATGTAG
- a CDS encoding class I lanthipeptide has product MKKKISISKKLAFNKATIAVLCDAQRNMIAGGRAPITNQPNCTTLIVTCVTSPFPGQPCEECNG; this is encoded by the coding sequence ATGAAAAAGAAAATCTCTATCAGCAAAAAGCTGGCTTTCAACAAAGCGACCATCGCGGTGCTCTGCGATGCACAACGTAATATGATCGCCGGTGGCCGGGCGCCGATTACCAATCAGCCTAATTGCACTACACTTATTGTTACCTGTGTTACCTCACCTTTTCCGGGCCAGCCCTGCGAAGAATGCAACGGGTAA
- a CDS encoding class I lanthipeptide, producing the protein MKKKISISKKLDLKKEAIATLNDTQRAMVAGGAKLQITKTPTCVTLVTTSC; encoded by the coding sequence ATGAAAAAGAAAATTTCTATCAGCAAAAAACTGGATCTCAAAAAAGAAGCTATCGCTACGCTCAATGATACGCAACGTGCCATGGTAGCCGGTGGAGCTAAACTTCAGATTACCAAGACGCCCACTTGTGTAACTTTGGTCACTACCTCCTGCTAG
- a CDS encoding class I lanthipeptide, with product MKKKIAVNKKLAFTKATVAVLNTSQRNQIVGGKAFETSPYNCATLYNTCETSPGTTQSCWLCE from the coding sequence ATGAAAAAGAAAATCGCTGTCAATAAAAAACTGGCCTTCACCAAGGCCACCGTAGCTGTACTTAACACCTCTCAACGTAATCAGATCGTTGGTGGTAAAGCATTTGAAACCAGTCCTTATAACTGTGCCACGCTTTATAACACCTGCGAAACTTCGCCTGGTACAACGCAGTCGTGCTGGCTGTGCGAGTAA
- a CDS encoding glycoside hydrolase 43 family protein, producing MRHLSFLSRWACLLLWLLAGSDLHAQTNTSWTPDNGDGTFKNPLMWGDWPDPDIIRVGDKFYFVSTSMHYVPGCPIAVSNDLVNWKMAGYAVSRYEEDPRYDLRGGNMYLSGSWAATIRHHNGLFYVGFCTPDMDGRKGQFSMCTAKNIEGPWTRTIFPEYLYDPGLFFDDDGKVYVVHGQQKLFITELNSNALSVKTPRREIYDNRAFPYLEGSHMYKGNGKYYILGSTGGTRGRQVCLRSDSIYGPYESKVVIQDDHTYPGNGLHQGGMVQLQNGDWWFIIMQDRGPIGRVPNLEPVTWVDGWPMLGTGGKGVDTFPKPAVGKTYPVSVPATTDEFNNKMLGLQWQWNHNPDNNKWSLTKRPGYLRLYAGKARNLMEARNTLTQRVEGPYSEGTALLDLSGLKQGDIAGLGVFQSPYAYIGVRYNGKKRELVMVNADSTVTVIPCTSSKIWLKAMVREKDFTATFAYSYDGKHFTIIGNQLKMGLGLDWTANRFALFLFNTDLNSPESTGYADFDWFRR from the coding sequence ATGAGACATCTATCTTTCCTGTCGCGATGGGCCTGCCTTTTACTATGGCTGCTAGCTGGCAGCGACCTGCACGCACAAACGAATACCTCCTGGACGCCGGACAACGGCGACGGAACATTCAAAAATCCATTGATGTGGGGCGACTGGCCCGATCCGGACATCATCCGGGTGGGCGACAAATTCTATTTTGTATCTACCAGTATGCATTATGTCCCAGGGTGCCCCATTGCTGTATCCAATGACCTGGTGAACTGGAAAATGGCGGGATACGCAGTGTCACGCTATGAAGAAGACCCGCGTTATGACCTGAGAGGAGGCAATATGTACCTGAGCGGGTCCTGGGCGGCCACCATCCGTCATCACAATGGTCTTTTCTATGTCGGGTTCTGTACACCGGACATGGACGGCCGCAAAGGGCAGTTCTCCATGTGTACCGCCAAAAACATCGAGGGTCCCTGGACACGCACCATCTTCCCGGAATACCTCTATGATCCGGGCCTTTTCTTTGATGACGATGGAAAAGTATATGTGGTGCACGGTCAGCAAAAACTATTTATCACAGAGCTGAACAGCAACGCGCTGTCGGTAAAAACACCCCGGCGTGAGATTTACGACAACCGCGCTTTTCCTTACCTGGAAGGTTCCCATATGTATAAAGGCAACGGGAAATACTATATCCTGGGAAGCACCGGCGGTACCAGAGGCCGGCAGGTATGTCTGCGGTCCGATAGCATATACGGCCCGTACGAATCGAAAGTGGTGATACAGGACGATCACACCTATCCTGGCAATGGACTGCATCAGGGCGGGATGGTACAACTACAGAACGGTGACTGGTGGTTTATCATCATGCAGGACCGTGGTCCCATTGGACGCGTGCCCAACCTCGAACCGGTAACCTGGGTGGATGGCTGGCCTATGTTAGGCACCGGCGGCAAAGGAGTGGACACTTTCCCTAAGCCCGCTGTCGGCAAAACCTACCCGGTGTCAGTGCCGGCCACTACGGACGAATTCAACAACAAAATGCTGGGATTACAGTGGCAGTGGAACCACAACCCTGACAATAACAAGTGGTCGCTGACTAAAAGACCGGGGTATCTCCGGTTGTATGCCGGCAAAGCCCGCAACCTTATGGAGGCGCGCAATACACTGACGCAGCGCGTGGAAGGGCCTTATTCGGAAGGCACGGCATTGCTCGATCTCTCCGGCCTGAAGCAGGGAGATATAGCCGGACTAGGCGTGTTCCAGTCGCCCTATGCGTATATCGGTGTCCGTTATAACGGAAAAAAACGGGAGCTCGTGATGGTAAATGCCGACAGCACGGTGACGGTTATACCCTGCACATCTTCAAAAATATGGCTGAAGGCCATGGTACGGGAGAAGGATTTCACGGCAACATTTGCCTATAGCTATGACGGCAAACATTTTACCATCATCGGTAATCAACTGAAAATGGGACTGGGGCTGGATTGGACGGCCAACCGCTTTGCACTGTTTCTTTTTAATACAGACCTTAACAGCCCGGAAAGTACTGGTTATGCGGATTTCGATTGGTTCCGCCGGTAG
- a CDS encoding alpha/beta fold hydrolase encodes MQPNHLRANTCQHLPQLLLFLAIILASPFAAHAQNNDVTDKYAGGKKLITGLSKILSPNGVQENFEATLGGTKQWVFVRGQDRNNPVILFVHGGPASPMAPVAWTWQRPLEEYFTMVQYDQRASGKSFLANDTTNLGATLHIDRYVDDCIELAEQIRQKYHKKKLVLMGHSWGTIIAMRAALKRPDLFYVYVGTGQNINTVDNERVSFEFGLKEAMRRKDTVAIRELQSIAPYPGNQPITRERIIIARKWPQEYGGLAAYRPVPAYFFNAPLMSPEYDKKDVDAIDQGNIFTLGRVMDEFLAVDFKHVKEFPIPVLMFMGRHDYTTPSEPTDAWLKKVKAPYKKGVWFENSSHLMMMEEPGKFLLTLVQDVRPLALK; translated from the coding sequence ATGCAACCAAATCACCTGCGTGCCAACACTTGTCAGCATCTGCCACAGCTGCTGCTTTTCCTGGCTATTATCCTGGCTTCCCCTTTCGCGGCCCATGCACAAAACAACGATGTCACCGACAAATATGCCGGTGGCAAAAAACTGATCACCGGTTTGAGTAAAATTCTGAGCCCAAACGGTGTCCAGGAAAATTTTGAAGCCACACTCGGCGGTACCAAACAATGGGTATTTGTACGGGGCCAGGACCGCAACAATCCTGTTATCCTCTTCGTACATGGCGGTCCCGCCTCCCCTATGGCGCCGGTAGCCTGGACATGGCAACGGCCGCTGGAAGAGTACTTCACCATGGTGCAATACGACCAGCGCGCTTCCGGCAAGAGCTTCCTGGCCAATGACACCACCAACCTCGGCGCCACGCTTCATATTGACCGCTACGTGGACGATTGCATTGAACTGGCCGAACAAATCCGTCAGAAATACCATAAAAAGAAACTGGTGCTGATGGGACATAGCTGGGGCACTATCATCGCCATGCGGGCAGCCCTCAAACGTCCTGACCTCTTTTATGTATATGTTGGCACAGGCCAGAACATCAATACGGTCGACAATGAGCGGGTGAGTTTTGAATTTGGCCTGAAAGAAGCAATGCGCCGCAAAGATACCGTCGCTATCAGGGAGCTGCAATCTATCGCACCCTATCCCGGCAACCAGCCTATCACCCGCGAGCGGATCATTATCGCCCGCAAATGGCCACAGGAATATGGAGGTCTCGCCGCCTACAGGCCCGTACCGGCGTATTTCTTCAATGCGCCGCTGATGTCGCCGGAATATGATAAGAAAGACGTAGACGCCATCGACCAGGGCAACATCTTCACCCTCGGCCGCGTAATGGATGAATTCCTGGCAGTAGATTTTAAGCATGTAAAGGAATTCCCCATCCCCGTGCTGATGTTCATGGGCAGACATGACTACACCACCCCCTCCGAACCTACCGACGCCTGGCTGAAAAAAGTAAAAGCCCCCTATAAAAAAGGTGTGTGGTTTGAGAACTCCTCCCATCTGATGATGATGGAAGAACCTGGCAAGTTCCTGCTGACACTGGTCCAGGACGTAAGGCCGCTGGCTTTGAAATAG
- a CDS encoding RNA polymerase sigma factor, whose protein sequence is MNEQELLKRLAVGDEAAFTAIYLQYHGGIYTYLLKFTKNPLLTEDLVHDVFLKIWEIREQLDIKSSFAAYLYRLARNAALTQLNRLTLFDAVRDEVMHRVSLGIHEPSVLNAVEQKQYEELLQRAIDNLPPQRREAFILCRQQGKSYEEAAALMNISRNTFKQHLSLAVKSIREYLLEHGSISLLMLLIAMK, encoded by the coding sequence ATGAATGAACAGGAACTGCTAAAGCGGCTTGCCGTTGGCGACGAGGCGGCGTTTACAGCGATCTATCTGCAATACCATGGTGGTATTTATACCTACCTGTTGAAATTTACCAAAAATCCGCTGCTCACAGAAGATCTGGTGCACGACGTTTTCCTGAAGATCTGGGAGATCCGGGAACAGCTGGACATTAAGTCGTCTTTTGCCGCCTATCTCTACCGTCTTGCCCGTAATGCGGCGCTTACCCAGCTAAACAGGCTTACGCTGTTCGATGCCGTAAGGGACGAGGTGATGCACCGGGTGTCCCTGGGCATCCATGAGCCCTCCGTGCTCAATGCGGTGGAGCAGAAACAGTACGAGGAGCTGTTGCAGCGCGCCATCGATAACCTGCCGCCGCAACGCCGCGAGGCTTTTATCCTCTGCCGCCAGCAGGGGAAAAGTTATGAGGAGGCCGCTGCGCTGATGAATATCTCCCGCAACACCTTTAAGCAGCACCTGTCGCTGGCCGTGAAATCCATCCGGGAATACCTGCTGGAACATGGCAGCATTTCCTTGTTGATGCTGCTGATTGCCATGAAATAA